In Acipenser ruthenus chromosome 33, fAciRut3.2 maternal haplotype, whole genome shotgun sequence, the sequence ggatcagGATGGCTCTCATATTAAGGGGCTGCTGATTAACTTCATCCATCATAACTGGCCGTCTCTGCTGCGCCACAACTTCCTGGAGGAGTTCATCACCCCCATCATCAAGGTGAGGAGGTGGGGACATTGGGACCGTCGGCGCTCACCTGGTTCCTAGTGTGACTGGTCAGATGGAAGGGGTCCATTGCTCTGTTCCAAATTACACCGATGCAGAGCAGGCGCTCAGGACAGTAATCCCTGAATTCAGCTTTCTCTTTACGAATATTGTACTCTGAAGAGGCAgggcggtccagtggttaaagaaaagggcttgtaaccaagaggtccccggttcaaatcctggctcactcacagactcgctgtgtgacccttagcaagtcactgaacctccttgtgctccgtctttcggttgagacgtTGTTTATGGCAGTATCTTCTAAACATTTACATGAGCCATTTAATcttctgatttttatttattattattattattattattattattattattttttttttttttgcaggcttCCAAACAAAAGCAGGAGATTCCGTTCTACAGCATCCCGGAGTTCGAGGAGTGGAAAACCCGCCAGGAGAGCACCAAAGCCTGGAAAATAAAGTACTACAAAGGTTTGTTGTGAACCCTGTGTGGTAGCGCGGCCAGCCAAGTAAGCAGCCCTTTCAATACGATTCAAGACTTCAGTGCAatgaactgtgtctgtgtttgtcgctttgcactttgTGTAGCACTGTTAAAACTTTCACAGCACAATATCAAatccaatttttatttttacagcgcTTTTCATGGCTCAGCCATCTCAAGGCGCTTAACAGAAAACAACAGTAAAACTGCACTTCTATGTGAAGTGTAGTGCTTTTTGAAGGTGCAACATCAAGGCAGCTTCGAAATAACGTGTTGCATTGTCTTTAGATTCTCCTGCTCTGTGAGATAAAGACCTTCAATCTCTTCATTCATGTTCTTTACAGTATAACATATATACAAGCTGATAACACCCGCTGCACAAGTTACTGGCAGTCCCGGAACTTGAGTAGGGTGATAATCCGCTTGTACTAtcatgatgattttttttttatatgtatataatgtatagTTTTAAAAAGGAATCATTTAAATCAGTGAAGTGCATTTCCATCTGAAACACTGCAGTGTGGGATACAATGACACGTCAGATCGATATcggtgtgtttttatttagttaaagATTATAATagattaattttaaatatataaatatatatatatatatatatatatatatatgtgtgtgtgtgtgtgtatattataaatGCAGACCTCTTGTGTTAGTCCGAGACATCTGGCCATGTCTGTGTGTTTACATGCTGTGACCCTCCGTTATACTGCAGAGTCGATTATAGTGGGCTGCCGTTTCCTCACTAATGCCATTCCACCGGCACCTTCAAACTccttgtgaagcagaattcaaaTAGCAGGGTCCTGTAACCATGTCTCCCGACTACAGTATTATGAAGGGGTAGCGTGTGTTTAGACACGCACgagcacgcgcgcacacacacacacacacgtttcccCTGACTCCCGGCTACCCTTCCTCTCCTGTCCTGTGCCCTGCAGGTCTGGGCACGAGCACATCTAAAGAGGCAAAGGAATACTTTGCTGACATGGAAAGGCATCGAATCGCCTTCAGATACGCCGGCCCTGAGGATGATGCTGCGATTGCCCTGGTGAGGATCTGCACTGAATCGGAGCCCTGaatcagggaagcattgtaaagcacagagaggtctggtaaagcattgtgaagcacagagagggatggtaaagcatagggaagcattgtaaagcacagagaggtctggtaaagcatagggaagcattgtaaagcacagagagggatggtaaagcatagggaagcattgtaaagcacagagaggtctggtaaagcatagggaagcattgtaaagcacagagaggtctggtaaagcatagggaagcattgtaaagcacagagaggtctggtaaagcacagagaggtctggtaaagaatatttataaaaataaataaaaatatggtaaatgcatagtgtaaccatgggaaaagcaaggCGATAAATACTGTGCAAATGTCACTTTTTTCATAAGGGTGCCCCTGTGCTATTCTGAAGTGTGCGTGTTGGTTTGCTTTCGTTCAGGCCTTTAGCAAGAAGATGGTAGACGACAGGAAGGAGTGGCTGACCAACTTCATGGAAGGAAGGAGACAGAGAAGACTGCACGGGCTGCCGGAGGTGAGGAGAAACAAATCAAACAGGGACCCCCTGAACCGAGCCTGGCCGCATTCCAATTACAGCAGCATCGTTTGCTCAGATACAATTAATTACAATTAAGCTGCAGTAATTCAAATTATGATTACAACTCCGCTAAAGCAGCATACACAACTACACGCGGTAAGTGAGAGCCGAGGAGTTTACCTGCTCTCTCTGTTTCTCCGGCAGGATTTTCTGTACGGCCAGTCCACCAAACATCTGACCTACAACGACTTTATTAACAAGGAGCTGGTTCTGTTCTCCAACTCCGACAACGAGCGCTCCATCCCTTCAGTGGTGGACGGTAACAAAGCCTCATCgctcttgtatttttattttagaatgctTTTCACACCCctatatttcatttattattttaatttatttttaatctaccccccccccccccccctggccAGGATTGAAACCGGGCCAGAGGAAAGTTCTGTTCACCTGCTTCAAGAGAAATGACAAGCGGGAGGTGAAAGTGGCCCAGCTGGCTGGTTCTGTTGCCGAGATGTCTGCCTATCACCACGGCGAGGTACGCGGGCCTGTGATTCGAGGGTATCGAACCCCTGCCACGCTCCCACCAGGGATGCTGCATCTTGGTGGATGttgctttttgtatttgtatgttttttcatTGTGTTGGGTGGAAGTGAGATGTATTTCATCATTGCATTGTTTAGTGTTTTCAGTGCTAAGaggaatggaaataaggctcccatttcttaagtgtgatccattcctagttttactataagtttaagacacacctgagcttgttacctgtacacactctaatcaagctcctagtaaaacctggagtgggtgacactgctatgcttACTGCCATCTCTGCTTGGCTAGTTTCATTCGCAGGCTCGTTTCTCCCCCCCCTCAGGTGTCTCTCATGATGACCATCATTAACTTGGCTCAGAACTTCATTGGCAGCAACAACTTGAACCTGCTGCAGCCTGTGGGGCAGTTTGGCACGCGGCTGCACGGGGGCAAAGACGCGGCCAGCCCCCGATACATCTTCACCATGCTCAGGTCAGTCAGCCCAAAGCTCCATGTCTGCTGTTGTGTGGTGTATGTACAGTTCCTGACCCCTCTGCTCTGCTCCCCCAGCCCCCTGGCCAGGCTGCTTTTCCCTGCCGTCGATGACAATCTGCTGAAGAACACGTACGACGACAACCAGAAGGTGGAGCCGGAGTGGTACGTGCCCATCATCCCCACCGTGCTGCTCAACGGGGCAGAGGGCATCGGCACGGGCTGGGCATGCCGCATCCCCCACTTCGACGTGCGCGAGGTCATCAACAACATGAGGCGCatgctagagggggaggagcctcTGCCCATGGTGAGTCACCGCGGGCAGAGAGGGGTGAAACGAGGTACCGGCATTCGCACGTTACGTGTGTTAGTTTggagcgcacgcacacacacaccgtcCTGCATTGTAAACTTGGTGTAACGTgtggtttaattgtatttgttgtatAGCCAAAAGCTTCCTAAAGGATTTAcaaagtgattattattatttatttcttagcagacgaccttatccagggcgacttacaattgttacaggatatcacattatacattgtaataactgtaataaATTGAGTGATTTCCAGGGTCCTTAATGTTTGCTGGAACACAGGTAACGTGGAGCGCTGGGACCATTGGGTTTCCATCACCTGTCTCAcaataattctcttttttttttttttttttttttttttaaatctctttctTTGTTTCAAAGCTCCCCAGCTACAAGACATTCAAGGGTACCGTGCAGGAGCTGGGCCCCAATCAATACCTCATCAGCGGAGAAATCTCTGTGCTGGACTCCACCAGCATTGAAATCTCAGAGCTGCCAGCCAAGACGTGGACTCAGGTGAGGAGCAAGCGAGAGTgtggcacgcacacacacggccACGCACGCTGAACGGGTTCTCTCTACGGGGCTTCCAATACATAAagccaaaaacataaataaataaaaacatggctGTTAAATAGTGGTTCAATCGTCAGCCTAATTACTTATGAATGCAATGTttctttaacattgtaataataataaaaaatactgttttaacagaagtcatttctatctgaactatggttgttcattactgtgaACATGTTCTgtccaaagcaaaacattttgaattaatctcacaaatcccgTCTAATTTAAACTAAATGTATCTTTTTATATACTATTGGCATATAATCCAAAAGAAGGTAATGGCTAGATTTAATATTGGCTTTCTTTTGAAATTATTATGCATAACATGAAAGGTATATGCTGTGTtattgtcacttttttttaattccaaaaaaaTGCCTCGACTCACCAGCGAAGCAACTCTACTCCTATTACATGGGGATTAGCCAACGCGAATGTAGAGGCTGAAAGTGCGTATCCTAGCATCTACCAATATACctgtaaacaaaaggaaaaatcCATGAAatccattgggggggggggggggggggagtagtaATTGATCTGTGTGTTACTGCAGCAAGAATGCATGCAAAAGGAAACATGCAACCCTAAAGATATTGCATATTTCACGTGCGTGTTTCTGATAATGGGTGAACTCTGTTTTAAATTACAGTCGTGTGTGTAGACATCACACACTCAGCATAGCTCGGAAAAAAAACCACGGTTTAGTCTTTCTTGAATACGTTGCAAGTTAATACGCTGTGTGCCGGGTGAACCTTGTTGGAACTGCACAAGATctcttacaataataataatattaagacaTCCTACACAAGGCATTTTAATCAACACCTGTGGTTGTGATGGAGTGTTTGAAGTTGctgcttgcttgtgtgtgtgttcagggacggaaataagactccagttgcatagcaggttgatccactcctggttttactatgagtcttatttccaaactgcacacaatgttgttgttgttgttgttgttaataataataatgacaccctACATAAAACCCTACACCTAGTTTTTACACTTGTCTGTGTGAGTTTAAAActcgcctgagcttgttacctagacacactgtggctaatcaagctggtagtaaagcctggaatgggtgacactgctatgcaacgggagtctcccTCCCTTCCCTGACCTGCCCCTCTTGTCTGTCTCGATGAAGACCTACAAGGAGCAGGTTCTAGAGCCCATGCTGAACGGCACAGAGAAGACCCAGCCCCTCATCACAGACTACAGAGAGTACCACACCGACACCACGGTCCGCTTCGTGGTCAAGATGGCAGAGGAGAAGCTGGCGGAGGCCGAGGCTGCCGGACTGCACAAGGTCTTCAAGCTGCAGACCCCTCTCACCTGCAACTCCATGGTACAAACTAATAGATACATCAAAATACGTGCATTCCCGAATCTATGTGTATGTGCATGCAAATCCTGCCTCTAATTCCCGCTGTCCCCCAGGTGATGTTTGACCACGTGGGCTGCATGAAGAAGTACGAGACGGTGCAGGACATCCTGAAGGAGTTCTTCGATCTGAGGGTGAAATACTACGACCTGCGCAAGGGCTGGCTGCTCGGCATGCTGGGAGCGGAGAACGCCAAGCTCACCAACCAGGCACGCTTCATACTGGAGAAGATCGAGGGCACCCTGGTCAttggtgaggaggggagaggagaggggaggaagagagggggagggtgCACTGTGTGTATTATGTAAGAAGTTTAAGAACTGCTACCATTGAGCGTTTTGCATTTTATAGTGGAGGGAATTTTTTCGCCGTGTTATTTGAAGTTGCTGGATAAGTTTCTGAGCAGCTAGGTTTCGGTTGGGAGGTGGAGGGGTGCGTGCggattctatttatttattgttactaATGTGGGGTCAAAGAGTGAGGGAAGCTGAAATATCCCCCATGTGAAATTCCATCCCGCGTCTCTGCAGAGAACAAGCCGAAGAAGGAGCTGATCCGGATGCTGCAGGAAATGGGATACGACTCTGACCCGGTGAAGGCCTGGAAAGAGGCGCAGGAGAAGGTGGGACCCCCCTCACTCGCACACAGGCACACTCaatctcacacactctcacactcactctcactctcactcacacacacacacactcactcactcactcacacacagacacacacagactaatagAGACTAATAAGAGAAATAAGACTGTcgtattaaactcctagtaaaaccaggaacagatcaaactgctttgcaacaggagtctcttatttccatccctggtttataaatacaaaagaaaactttAGTAACCTTTTTGATTTGAAATTGTGGGTCAGATTAACACTTCAGAATGTCTGCCTGTCTGTTGCTctgaccatctctctctctctctctctctctctctctctctctctctctctctctctctctctctctcagagtgttcaggaggaggagggagaggaaggagaCGAGCCCTTGGCCTCGGGGCCGGATTATAACTACCTTCTCAACATGCCCCTGTGGTACCTGACCAAGGAGAAGAAAGAGGAGCTGTGCAAACAGAGAGACGCcaaggtgtgtgtgtcagtgcgtgtgttaGTGTGTGCATGGTAAAAACTCGCTCCGGGGTAGAGCAGGCTGCAGTACCCCACTGTATTGCTGTTGAACCCGTGTTCCTTTGTTGTCTCTGTGTAGATGACTGAGCTGAGCACCCTGAAGAGGAAGAGCCCCATGGACCTATGGAAAGAGGATCTGGCTGCATTCGTGGAGGAGCTGGAGGTACACTGTGCAAGAAAACACACTGAAtgcatattatacacacacactctgaatgcatattatacacacacactctgaatgcatattatatacacacacactctgaatgcatattatacacacacacacacactctgaatgcatattatacacacacactgaatgcatattatacacacacacactgaatgcatattatacacacacactgaaatgcaatgtctctgtgtatctctgtgtgcgtGCCTGTCTCTGTgcgtgcctgtctctgtgtgtgtgtgtgtgtgtgtgtgtgtgtgtgtctctgtgtgtgtctctgtgtctctgtctgtgtgtgtctctgtctgtgtgtgtctctgtctgtgtgtgtgtatgtgcgtgtctgtctctgtgtgtgtgtgtgtctgtctctgtgtgtgtctctgtgtgcgtgcctgtctctgtgtgtgtgcctgtctctgtgtgcgtgtctgtctctgtgtgcgtgtgtgtgtctctgtgtgtgtgtgtgtctctgtgtgtgcgtgtgtgagcaGCGCGTGGAAGCGAAGGAGCGCGAGGAGGTTGCCGCTGGAATCAAGCCGCTGAAGGGGAAGGCGGGCAAGCCCAAAGCGGTGAAGCTGATCCAGCAGGAGACCATGCCCTCCCCCCAGGGCCGCAGGGTGGTGCCCCGGGTCACCACCGCCATGAAGGCAGACGCCTCCAAAAAAGTCAAGAAGAGGGTCAAGGTGAGTGTCCCGTCCCCCCCCTCCCCAATTCAGAGGGAGATTTGACAGAGCCCTGCCCCATTGGAGTTTGGAGGAATCAATGCATTCTGAACTTGTGCAATTGAATCCCAGCCCAATTccatatagatatagatagatatatagagaagGAAATGAGACTTGTATTACATGGCAGTTTCACCCAAAATCTACAGTGGGAGTGCAGGTTTTGCAGGTATCCTGTGCAATGGTGGTGCAGGTTTTGCAGGTAGCCTGTGCAATGGGAGTGCAGGTTTTGCAGGTAGCCTGTGCAATGGGAGTGCAGGTTTTGCAGGTAGCCTGTGCAATGGGAGTGCAGGTTTTGCAGGTAGCCTGTGCAATGGGAGTGCAGGTTTTGCAGGTTGTCAggtgtgcttgcttgcttgtttgtgtCAGGGGGAGGACGGGGTGGTGATGAAGATGGAGTTCGAGGAGTCTGGTGCCGGAGACAACCTTGCACAGAACTCaccagagaggggagagagcctGGCCACCAGACTGACCAAGAAGAGCCAGAAGGAGACGGGAGCGCAAGGAGGTAACTTTACAAGAGGATGCACATAAATCACTGAAAGGATCATCGTACTGAAATAATAATCTGTTTTTGGTTCAAGTTCtgaggatttttttgtttttattgatatggtGTTCTACagacttatttttgttttagtgGTTTTGaagttaattgattttttttttttttattggtttagtTCTGAAGATTTCTAATTATTTATAAGCTTTTAAACTCCAAATAAAATGAGGAGTTGATCTAACTGGTATGCAGAGGGAGTCTTTCCAATCCTTtgtatatgatattaaacagacTGAAGAAACGATCCCTGTTTGTTTCTCAGGTGCGAAGGGTAAGAAGCAGATGACTCTGCCCTTCAAGCCGgtgaagaaggagaagaagaaccCCTGGTCGGATTCCTCGGAGCCGGAGCCCAGCGACAGCGAGGCAGCTCCCAGGGAGAGAGTGCCGCGCCGAGCCacaggtgaggaggggaggggaggattGAAAACACAAAGCCAGCCCTTCCTGTACCAGGCAATTCAATAACAAGAAACGCATAGaaacatgcatattattattattattattattattattattattattattattattattattattcatggtaATGTAATATATGCTTTGAGGAAGTTCTATTCAAAAATAAGAACCTCTAGAAACATGCATTTTGTTATATACAGGAATCTAATATTGTAAAGCCATAAGTATTTGCGACCACacccagaaatgttggcgacttGTTGCAATATCCAAAGTATGTATTGAGTGGAATCTGATATTCATGCTAAGTATGTTAGcgttttcttttggttttttttcccccatacccAAAAGACGCATAACAAAAGGCTTGCAAATACACTTTACACTGTTTGcacaaaagccttcaaatacaactaAAAACATGCATATTGTCTAATAATGTGCTGTGAGATCTTTATTATTTATCAGCATGTGTACTTAAAATGCTGATCTTAACTAGTGACTAGGTCAACAAATCCGGTCTTGAGCCCAGAAATTAAACCAGTGTTGCAGCCTTGCaacaatttgaaaaatgtgtttttttttaaaaatatatatatataatgcatttttctcctcttgctctctctctcgctcagcCACCAAGGTGAAACGCACCATCGACTCCAGCAGTGAGGATGATTTTGAGGGCTGGGGTAAAGCCAAGAGCAGCAGGAAGGATGATGAATCCGATCATGAAGAGGTCTGCCCTGCCCCTGAATCCGATACTGCTCCCCAGGCTCCCGAGCCCAAGTGAGTCGCAGTTTAATTCTTTAATTATTCATCTGCTCAACCAGGAAAGAAATAtccattgcagggatggaaataagactcctgttgcagagcAGTGTCACCccctccaggttttactatgagcttgattagccgcagtgtatagctaacaagttcaggtgtgtcttattaaacacccagtaaaaccaggaatggatcgcagtgctatgcaatgggggtcttatttccattgaCACAGGAGCCTTGCATCCGTTTCATTTCTTGCAGGAAGAAGCAGAAATCTCATAAACCTCCGAAAGAGAAGGCTTTGAAGGAGGTGGTTGCCCCCAAGTCTGAGGGCATGGACCTGACCTGTAAGTGAGGTTTGGAAAGCGTGTGAAAGCGTGCTGTCTGCTAAGCAAGCCAGTCTGTTAGCCTGTGGCACTGTCTGCCTGCCTTTGTGTTTTGGCACGCCTGTATATTGATGGACTGTCTTGTGTtatgctgagctgtgctgtgtgcttgAGCCTGTATATTCACTGTgttgcgctctgtgtgtgtgtgagagcctgtATATTCACAATGTGCTCTGCAGCTCAGGACAGTGAGGAGGGGGAGGCGGTGCAGAGTAAGCAGTCGGCCCCCCCAGCAAAGCCGGTGGCACAGAAAGAGAAAGCTGCTGGAAAGAAGACCCTCGGAAAGAAGCCCTCCTCCAGCACCACCGTCAAGAAGAAGGGCTCCGGTGAGAGAGGAGACAGCCTCTTAGTTTAACttgagtttattttattataattcgctctcgctctcgctatCGCTCTCTCTCGCtatcgctctctctcgctctctctctctctctctctctctcacaatgTATTTGTGTGCGTGCTGTAGCCATGGAAATATCCGAAATCCATTAACATTAGTCAATGGGATTGATTcctgttgttaataaccgaaagttctTTATTAGGGTTGTTAATAACCAGCATCTACTGTAGTATCATCTATTTttttcctctccctcccccaaTGCATTTCCCCTTCCTTGTAGATGACAAGCAGCCTTCCATCCTAGACGCTCTCACTAAACCCAAGGCTCCCGCTCCCAAAACTAGCAGAAGCACGGCCGCGGCGGGACCCTCCAGCAGCTCGGACTCTGAGCCCAAACCCAGCAAGGTGACCAGCACTGCGGTCAAGAAACACAAAGCAGCACGCAAGAGGGAGAGCTCCGGGTCCGAGGAGTCCGGCTGCGACCTGATGTCTCGCATCAAAGGAAAGCCAGCTGCTAATAAGGTCAGTGGAGATGGAGGGCAGTGTCAGCTAGCAGGGCTGGATTCGTCGTGAGACTGTCTGTCTGTGATGTATCTTCAGGAGTTTCAcactgaatggtaaattagcccacgCGACACCGACCTGAGGGGAGCGAGACCCGAATAATCGGGTTGTGCAGGCTCTAAATCCCAATCTTGTATTTCAAGATATAGTGAGGAGAAAAGGTTTGGAGCAAATGTTTTAATGCGTGAATTAGCGGAAACACCTGGCTTCTACTTTCTATctccttaagctgagggaacacggagcctctttgtggcttggaacttcaTTTCAGGAGACTGGGTTCAGGCCGCtgcaggggagacttggggtttgatacagcaaagttaccttaaactaggtctcctggaaccagggttCAAGCTGCTGTgacttcgtgttcccttggctttaTGGAACGAGTGAGAGTTACGCTCAAGTAAAAATCATTATCCGAGTACTTGGAGAAATATTCAATTAAACTCAAGCAAGCGGCGACCAAAAAAATGCTTTCACAGTGATATGTGAAGGTGGAAGAAAGAAACTCTTCAGCTCTATCTGTTGATTATtttgcagtgtgtgtttgttttttaatactatATAACCCCCCTCTGCAGAAAGCTAAGACGTGCGCTGATGACGAGAGTTTCAAACTGCAGTCTGGTTCGGAGAGCGACACCGTGGCTCCTCGCAGCAA encodes:
- the LOC117433294 gene encoding DNA topoisomerase 2-alpha-like, with protein sequence MSAGEPLQALFENKAMQKVKKDGKRLSVERIYQKKTQLEHILLRPDTYIGSVEQVTQQMWVFDEELGMNCRDVTYVPGLYKIFDEILVNAADNKQRDKTMSSIKINIDPENTTISVWNNGKGIPVVEHKVEKVFVPALIFGQLLTSSNYDDEQKKVTGGRNGYGAKLCNIFSTKFTVETACREFKKTFKQSWYENMARVGESKIRPFEGEDFTCITFQPDLPKFKMETLDRDIVALMSRRAYDIAGVSQGVKVFLNGKRLPISGFRSYVDLYLKDKLDETGSPLKVVHEAVSDRWEVCLTMSEKGFQQISFVNSIATTKGGRHVDYVADQIVTKLIDVVKRKNKAGVVVKPFQVKNHMWVFVNSLIENPTFDSQTKENMTLQHKSFGSSCAMSDKFIKAANACGIVESVMNWVRFKAQSQLNKKCSSVKHTKIKGVPKLDDANDAGGKNSSGCTLILTEGDSAKTLAVSGLGVVGRDRYGVFPLRGKMLNVREATHKQIMENTEINNIIKIMGLQYKKNYAEPDSLKTLRYGKIMIMTDQDQDGSHIKGLLINFIHHNWPSLLRHNFLEEFITPIIKASKQKQEIPFYSIPEFEEWKTRQESTKAWKIKYYKGLGTSTSKEAKEYFADMERHRIAFRYAGPEDDAAIALAFSKKMVDDRKEWLTNFMEGRRQRRLHGLPEDFLYGQSTKHLTYNDFINKELVLFSNSDNERSIPSVVDGLKPGQRKVLFTCFKRNDKREVKVAQLAGSVAEMSAYHHGEVSLMMTIINLAQNFIGSNNLNLLQPVGQFGTRLHGGKDAASPRYIFTMLSPLARLLFPAVDDNLLKNTYDDNQKVEPEWYVPIIPTVLLNGAEGIGTGWACRIPHFDVREVINNMRRMLEGEEPLPMLPSYKTFKGTVQELGPNQYLISGEISVLDSTSIEISELPAKTWTQTYKEQVLEPMLNGTEKTQPLITDYREYHTDTTVRFVVKMAEEKLAEAEAAGLHKVFKLQTPLTCNSMVMFDHVGCMKKYETVQDILKEFFDLRVKYYDLRKGWLLGMLGAENAKLTNQARFILEKIEGTLVIENKPKKELIRMLQEMGYDSDPVKAWKEAQEKSVQEEEGEEGDEPLASGPDYNYLLNMPLWYLTKEKKEELCKQRDAKMTELSTLKRKSPMDLWKEDLAAFVEELERVEAKEREEVAAGIKPLKGKAGKPKAVKLIQQETMPSPQGRRVVPRVTTAMKADASKKVKKRVKGEDGVVMKMEFEESGAGDNLAQNSPERGESLATRLTKKSQKETGAQGGAKGKKQMTLPFKPVKKEKKNPWSDSSEPEPSDSEAAPRERVPRRATATKVKRTIDSSSEDDFEGWGKAKSSRKDDESDHEEVCPAPESDTAPQAPEPKKKQKSHKPPKEKALKEVVAPKSEGMDLTSQDSEEGEAVQSKQSAPPAKPVAQKEKAAGKKTLGKKPSSSTTVKKKGSDDKQPSILDALTKPKAPAPKTSRSTAAAGPSSSSDSEPKPSKVTSTAVKKHKAARKRESSGSEESGCDLMSRIKGKPAANKKAKTCADDESFKLQSGSESDTVAPRSKPGRAKKVVQYLASASDSDFGF